Proteins encoded within one genomic window of Streptomyces taklimakanensis:
- a CDS encoding GNAT family N-acetyltransferase produces the protein MRTPSEPAYPAHWEADVVLRDGGTARIRPITPDDADRLVRFYEQVSDQSKYYRFFAPYPRLSARDVRRFTHHDYVDRVGLAAVVGDEFIATVRYDRIDASGRSASGSADEAEVAFLVRDDHQGRGVGSALLEHIAACARERGVRRFVAEVLPANTKMVKVFTDAGYSQKRTFEDGAVHLTFGIEPTEQSLAVMRAREQRAEARSVQRLLSPGTVAVIGVSRAPRGAGRTVLAGLREAGFTGRVHAVNRAFEAERTEVDSVPAHRSVREIPEPVDLAVVAVPAGEVSGVVAECGERGVRGLVVLSADIGRDEQRALVRQARYHGMRIIGPNAFGVINTAPDVRLNATLSPETPERGRIGLFTQSGAIGISVLAALHRRGRGLGGVSSFVSAGDRADVSGNDVLQYWDDDPDTDVVLMYLESFGNPRKFNRLARRTAARKPIVVVKGARHNASAPPPGHAVPVGRTPDAAVSSLLRQAGVIRVDTVTELVDVGALLAAQPLPAGPRVGILGNAESLCLLTYDACLARGLRPQPVTDLTTEATTEDFRRALRATLADPATDAVVVTAIPWVDGVQDTGSAEELAEALREAAGGTGTGTDGADGVHEGEDGGRPAKPVVVVHLAIEGLDAALAERGLPAYPAPERAVDALSEAVRYARWRREARSPGRVPEYDDIDEQGAAALLEGVRGRLPRSEGDTRRSEPLNPGETADLLGHYGIAVRPVLPAPDADAAVAAAERLGYPVALKTTAPHLRHRADLGGVRLDLADESGLRHAYTELTERLGVPAELRPVVQAMAPRGVDTVVRATADPVIGAVLSFGLAGPPSELLDDTAHRLVPVTDRDAAELVRSIRSAPVLFGWRGAQPVDTAALEELLLRLSRLVDDHPEITAVDLEPVVVASRGLTVLDAGVRVAGPRAAAASGYPPWADLGPRRLPAY, from the coding sequence ATGCGGACCCCGAGCGAGCCTGCCTACCCCGCCCACTGGGAAGCCGACGTGGTGCTGCGCGACGGCGGCACGGCCCGGATCCGCCCCATCACCCCCGATGACGCCGATCGTCTCGTCAGGTTCTACGAACAGGTCTCCGACCAGTCGAAGTACTACCGGTTCTTCGCGCCCTACCCCCGGCTCTCCGCCCGTGACGTGCGACGCTTCACCCACCACGACTACGTCGACCGGGTGGGGCTGGCGGCCGTCGTCGGCGACGAGTTCATCGCGACCGTCCGCTACGACCGCATCGACGCCTCCGGCCGTTCCGCCTCGGGCTCCGCCGACGAGGCCGAGGTCGCCTTCCTCGTCCGGGACGACCACCAGGGCCGAGGGGTCGGTTCGGCCCTGTTGGAACACATCGCCGCCTGTGCCCGCGAACGCGGGGTGCGGCGCTTCGTCGCCGAGGTGCTGCCCGCCAACACCAAGATGGTCAAGGTGTTCACGGACGCGGGCTACTCCCAGAAGCGCACCTTCGAGGACGGCGCGGTCCACCTGACCTTCGGCATCGAGCCCACCGAGCAGTCCCTGGCCGTGATGCGGGCCCGCGAACAGCGCGCCGAGGCCCGTTCCGTGCAGCGGCTGCTGTCCCCGGGAACGGTCGCCGTCATCGGTGTCAGCCGCGCCCCGCGCGGCGCCGGGCGCACCGTCCTGGCCGGTCTGCGCGAGGCGGGCTTCACCGGACGCGTCCACGCCGTCAACCGGGCCTTCGAGGCGGAGCGCACCGAGGTCGACTCGGTCCCCGCCCACCGCTCGGTGCGGGAGATTCCCGAGCCCGTCGACCTCGCCGTCGTCGCCGTCCCCGCCGGCGAGGTGTCGGGCGTGGTGGCCGAGTGCGGCGAGCGGGGCGTGCGGGGGCTGGTCGTCCTCTCCGCCGACATCGGCCGCGACGAGCAGCGCGCCCTGGTCCGCCAGGCCCGCTACCACGGGATGCGCATCATCGGTCCCAACGCCTTCGGGGTGATCAACACCGCCCCCGACGTACGGCTCAACGCCACGCTCTCACCCGAGACGCCCGAGCGCGGACGCATCGGTCTGTTCACCCAGTCGGGCGCCATCGGCATCTCGGTGCTCGCCGCACTGCACCGCCGCGGACGCGGGCTCGGTGGGGTCTCCAGCTTCGTCTCCGCCGGTGACCGCGCCGACGTCTCCGGCAACGACGTCCTCCAGTACTGGGACGACGACCCCGACACCGACGTCGTGCTGATGTACCTGGAGTCCTTCGGCAATCCCAGGAAGTTCAACCGGCTGGCCCGGCGCACCGCCGCCCGCAAGCCGATCGTCGTGGTCAAGGGCGCCCGGCACAACGCCAGCGCCCCGCCGCCGGGCCACGCCGTCCCCGTCGGACGCACCCCCGACGCCGCGGTCTCCTCGCTGCTGAGGCAGGCCGGGGTCATCCGCGTCGACACCGTCACCGAACTCGTCGACGTCGGGGCGCTGCTGGCCGCCCAGCCGCTGCCCGCGGGCCCCCGTGTGGGCATCCTCGGCAACGCCGAGTCGCTCTGTCTGCTCACCTACGACGCCTGTCTCGCCCGCGGCCTGCGTCCGCAGCCCGTCACCGACCTGACCACCGAGGCCACGACCGAGGACTTCCGCCGCGCCCTGCGCGCCACCCTCGCCGACCCGGCCACCGACGCCGTGGTGGTCACCGCGATCCCCTGGGTGGACGGCGTCCAGGACACCGGAAGCGCCGAGGAGTTGGCCGAGGCGCTGCGTGAGGCGGCCGGCGGCACCGGCACCGGCACGGACGGCGCCGACGGCGTCCACGAGGGGGAGGACGGCGGTCGCCCGGCCAAACCGGTGGTCGTCGTCCACCTGGCCATCGAGGGTCTGGACGCCGCGCTCGCCGAGCGCGGTCTGCCCGCCTACCCCGCCCCCGAGCGCGCCGTGGACGCCCTCTCCGAGGCGGTCCGCTACGCACGGTGGCGGCGCGAGGCGCGCAGTCCGGGCCGGGTTCCCGAGTACGACGACATCGACGAGCAGGGCGCCGCCGCCCTCCTGGAGGGCGTCCGCGGACGCCTCCCGCGGAGCGAGGGCGACACGCGGCGCAGCGAACCCCTGAACCCCGGCGAGACGGCCGACCTGCTGGGGCACTACGGCATCGCGGTGCGGCCCGTCCTGCCCGCCCCCGACGCGGATGCCGCCGTGGCCGCCGCGGAGCGGCTGGGCTACCCCGTGGCGCTCAAGACCACCGCCCCCCACCTGCGTCACCGCGCCGACCTGGGCGGGGTACGGCTGGACCTCGCCGACGAGAGCGGACTGCGGCACGCCTACACCGAGCTGACCGAACGGCTGGGCGTCCCCGCGGAGCTGCGGCCCGTCGTCCAGGCCATGGCGCCGCGCGGCGTGGACACCGTGGTGCGGGCTACGGCCGACCCCGTGATCGGCGCGGTGCTCTCCTTCGGGCTGGCCGGGCCCCCGTCGGAGCTGCTGGACGACACCGCGCACCGGCTCGTCCCCGTCACCGACCGGGACGCCGCCGAACTGGTCCGCTCCATCCGTTCCGCTCCCGTGCTGTTCGGCTGGCGCGGTGCCCAGCCGGTGGACACCGCCGCCCTGGAGGAGCTGCTGCTGCGGCTCTCCCGGCTGGTCGACGACCACCCCGAGATCACCGCGGTGGACCTGGAACCGGTGGTCGTCGCCTCCCGCGGACTGACCGTCCTGGACGCCGGAGTCCGCGTCGCCGGGCCGCGGGCCGCCGCCGCGTCGGGGTATCCGCCGTGGGCCGACCTCGGCCCGCGGCGCCTGCCCGCGTACTGA
- a CDS encoding GntR family transcriptional regulator: MRISAHMVCTAVRDDIVSGVFPPGARLTEELLARRYGVSRVPVREALRTLESEGFVTSRRHVGACVAVPTEQEAVDLLDIRARLEPLGTARAARRRTEAQLRVLRGLVRLGRQRVTRGQFSDLGALEEWYHETLAQASGSPTLASLLTQLRRKITWVYAAEPPVRAAAVWQEHGAIVDAVARGDAERAHALASEHVERSIAVRREQRPVAARTGHRRNAVRNAKHAVNTARDTP; encoded by the coding sequence ATGCGCATTTCCGCGCACATGGTGTGCACTGCGGTCCGCGACGACATCGTCTCCGGGGTGTTTCCGCCCGGCGCGCGCCTGACCGAGGAACTCCTCGCCCGACGCTACGGCGTCTCCCGCGTCCCGGTGCGCGAGGCTCTGCGGACCCTTGAGTCGGAGGGTTTCGTCACCTCGCGCCGCCATGTCGGCGCATGCGTCGCCGTGCCCACCGAGCAGGAGGCCGTCGACCTGCTCGACATCCGCGCCCGCCTGGAACCGCTGGGCACCGCCCGGGCCGCCCGGCGCCGCACCGAGGCCCAGTTGAGGGTGTTGCGGGGGCTGGTCCGCCTGGGGCGACAGCGCGTCACGCGCGGCCAGTTCTCCGACCTCGGGGCGTTGGAGGAGTGGTACCACGAGACGCTGGCCCAGGCGTCCGGCAGTCCCACCCTGGCCTCGCTGCTCACCCAGCTCCGCCGCAAGATCACCTGGGTCTACGCGGCGGAGCCCCCGGTGCGGGCGGCCGCCGTCTGGCAGGAGCACGGTGCCATCGTGGACGCGGTCGCACGCGGAGACGCGGAACGGGCACACGCCCTGGCGAGCGAGCACGTGGAGCGCTCGATCGCCGTCCGTCGGGAACAGAGGCCGGTGGCCGCCCGTACCGGGCACCGAAGAAACGCCGTGAGGAACGCGAAACACGCGGTAAACACGGCGCGCGACACCCCGTAA
- a CDS encoding M23 family metallopeptidase, whose amino-acid sequence MAFTRATAQLTEKLNDTLTRATGKLTETTEALVEKHRHAGRATRARVGLAGAAALAATGVVGAVATPAIAAPEGGSGTYALGFVQAAASGDTIADEIKAQAQAQQRVADAARKAAEAEKAAEAEKAAEAEKAAEERAAKAAKAEKAAEERAAKAADDRAERSAERRSASGYVDPVAGVDTTTTYKQAGSSWSSGKHSGIDFPANTGTAVRSVGPGTVVTVGWGGAYGNQIVIRHDDGKYTQYAHLSATKVSPGQKVDGGQRIGSVGSTGNSTGPHLHFEARTGAYYGSDFNPITYLASKGVDV is encoded by the coding sequence ATGGCGTTCACCCGTGCCACCGCGCAGCTCACCGAGAAGCTGAACGACACGCTGACCCGGGCCACCGGGAAGCTCACCGAGACCACCGAGGCCCTCGTCGAGAAGCACCGCCACGCCGGTCGGGCCACCCGTGCCCGCGTCGGCCTCGCCGGCGCCGCCGCCCTCGCCGCCACCGGTGTGGTCGGCGCCGTCGCCACCCCCGCCATCGCCGCCCCCGAGGGAGGCTCCGGCACCTACGCCCTGGGCTTCGTCCAGGCCGCCGCCTCCGGCGACACGATCGCCGACGAGATCAAGGCGCAGGCGCAGGCCCAGCAGCGCGTCGCCGACGCCGCGCGCAAGGCCGCAGAAGCCGAGAAGGCCGCAGAAGCCGAGAAGGCCGCCGAGGCGGAGAAGGCCGCCGAGGAGCGCGCCGCCAAGGCAGCCAAGGCCGAGAAGGCCGCCGAGGAGCGCGCCGCCAAGGCCGCCGACGACCGCGCCGAGCGCTCCGCGGAGCGTCGTTCCGCCTCCGGGTACGTCGACCCGGTCGCGGGCGTGGACACCACCACCACCTACAAGCAGGCCGGTTCCTCCTGGTCCTCCGGCAAGCACAGCGGCATCGACTTCCCGGCCAACACCGGCACCGCCGTGCGGTCCGTGGGCCCGGGCACCGTGGTGACCGTCGGCTGGGGCGGCGCGTACGGCAACCAGATCGTCATCCGCCACGACGACGGCAAGTACACCCAGTACGCCCACCTGTCGGCCACGAAGGTCTCGCCCGGCCAGAAGGTCGACGGCGGTCAGCGGATCGGCTCGGTCGGTTCCACCGGCAACAGCACCGGACCGCACCTGCACTTCGAGGCCCGCACCGGCGCGTACTACGGCTCGGACTTCAACCCCATCACCTACCTGGCCTCCAAGGGCGTCGACGTGTGA
- a CDS encoding M16 family metallopeptidase, with the protein MEFHPQPRGGEPRPWAFPAPERGELPNGLTVLRCHRPGQKVVAVEVNLAAPLDAEPRAQEGVAAIMARALSEGTDRHSAEEFAAELERCGATLDAHADHPGLRVSLEVPASRLTRALGLLTDALRAPAFATGEIERLVRNRLDEIPHELANPARRAAIALSAELFPSDSRLSRPRQGARETIERVDAAAVRAFYEAHVRPSTATVVIVGDFTGIDLDKALADTLGGWSGTEAGPRPMPPITADDTGRVIVVDRPGAVQTQLLVGRVGPDRHDRVWPAQVLGTYCLGGTLTSRLDRVLREEKGYTYGVRAYAQVLRSSSEGTGASLLVINGSVATDVTGPALEDLWRVLRTLAEEGLTDAERDTAVQNLVGVAPLRYETAAAVAGTLADQVEQHLPDDYQARLYARLAETGTVEATAAAVAAFPADRLVTVLVGDASQIADPVRELGIGEVTVVTD; encoded by the coding sequence ATGGAGTTCCACCCCCAACCCCGCGGCGGCGAGCCCAGGCCGTGGGCGTTCCCGGCCCCCGAGCGCGGTGAGCTGCCCAACGGGCTGACCGTGCTGCGCTGTCACCGTCCCGGTCAGAAGGTCGTGGCCGTCGAGGTCAACCTCGCGGCACCGCTGGACGCCGAGCCCCGGGCCCAGGAGGGCGTGGCCGCGATCATGGCCCGGGCGCTGAGCGAGGGCACCGACCGGCACAGCGCCGAGGAGTTCGCCGCCGAGCTGGAGCGCTGTGGCGCCACCCTGGACGCGCACGCCGACCACCCCGGGCTGCGGGTCTCCCTGGAGGTCCCGGCCTCCCGGCTGACCCGGGCGCTCGGCCTGCTCACCGACGCGCTGCGCGCCCCCGCCTTCGCGACGGGCGAGATCGAGCGGCTGGTGCGCAACCGCCTGGACGAGATCCCGCACGAGCTGGCCAATCCCGCCCGCCGGGCGGCCATCGCGCTCTCCGCGGAGCTGTTCCCGTCCGACTCGCGGCTCTCCCGCCCCCGGCAGGGCGCGCGGGAGACGATCGAGCGCGTCGACGCCGCCGCGGTGCGCGCCTTCTACGAGGCGCATGTGCGTCCTTCGACGGCCACCGTCGTGATCGTGGGCGATTTCACGGGCATCGACCTGGACAAGGCGCTCGCCGACACCCTCGGTGGCTGGTCGGGCACCGAGGCCGGCCCCCGGCCCATGCCGCCGATCACCGCGGACGACACCGGCCGGGTGATCGTCGTGGACCGGCCCGGGGCGGTGCAGACGCAGTTGCTCGTCGGCCGGGTCGGCCCGGACCGCCACGATCGCGTCTGGCCCGCTCAGGTACTGGGGACCTACTGCCTGGGCGGCACCCTGACCTCCCGCCTGGACCGGGTGCTGCGCGAGGAGAAGGGCTACACCTACGGGGTGCGGGCGTACGCGCAGGTGCTGCGCTCCTCCTCGGAGGGCACCGGCGCGTCCCTGCTGGTGATCAACGGATCGGTGGCCACCGATGTGACGGGGCCCGCACTGGAGGACCTGTGGCGGGTGCTGCGCACCCTCGCGGAGGAGGGGCTCACCGACGCCGAGCGCGACACGGCCGTGCAGAACCTGGTGGGCGTCGCTCCGCTGCGGTACGAGACGGCGGCCGCCGTCGCGGGGACTCTGGCCGACCAGGTGGAGCAGCACCTGCCGGACGACTACCAGGCGCGGCTGTACGCCCGTCTCGCCGAGACGGGGACCGTGGAGGCCACGGCCGCGGCGGTGGCGGCCTTCCCGGCGGACCGTCTGGTGACGGTCCTGGTGGGAGACGCGTCACAGATCGCCGATCCGGTGCGGGAGCTGGGCATCGGAGAGGTGACCGTCGTCACGGACTAG
- a CDS encoding DNA gyrase/topoisomerase IV subunit A: MARRSTKTPPSGGEFEERILDIDVVDEMQGSFLEYAYSVIYSRALPDARDGLKPVHRRILYQMHEMGLRPERSFVKCARVVGEVMGKLHPHGDSAIYDALVRMAQPFSMRLPLVDGHGNFGSLGNDDPPAAMRYTECRSTPAAGLMVESIDEDTVDFVPNYDGSESEPAVLPSAYPNLLVNGASGIAVGMATNMPPHNLGEVIAAARHLIKHPGADLETLMRFVPGPDLPTGGRIVGLEGIRDAYAKGRGTFKVRATVSVENVTARRKGLVVTELPFNVGPEKVISKIKDLVNGKKVQGIADVKDLTDREHGLRLVVEIKNGFNPEAVLEQLYKLTPMEESFGINNVALVDGQPLTLGLKELLEVYVDHRFEVVRRRSEFRRGKRRDRLHLVEGLLVALIDIDEVIRIIRSSENAAQAKERLIERFGLSEIQTQYILDTPLRRLTKFDRLELEEERDRLKAEIEELTRILESDAELRKLVSSELAVVAKKYGTPRRTRLLSSADVPVAAVPLQVADDPCRVLLSSTGLLARTASGDPVFDADAKRRKHDVVVSAVPATARGEVGAVTSAGRLLRLSVIDLPQLPENSPPNLAGGARYTEFLSLREGEELLCLATLDESSPGLALGTEQGVVKRVTPDYPANKDELEVITLKEGDRIVGAVELRTGEEDLVFVTDEAQLLRFPAGQVRPQGRPAGGVAGVKLGQGAKVISFTAVDPASDAAVFTVAGSRGTLVDAPGTAKLTPFDQYPRKGRATGGVRCQRFLKGEDCLVFAWAGAAPARAADAKGSPVELPEPDPRRDGSGTPLAKPVSVVAGPV; encoded by the coding sequence ATGGCCCGCCGCAGCACGAAGACCCCGCCCTCGGGGGGAGAGTTCGAGGAACGCATCCTCGACATCGACGTCGTCGACGAGATGCAGGGCTCCTTCCTGGAGTACGCCTACTCGGTGATCTACTCGCGCGCCCTGCCCGACGCGCGCGACGGCCTCAAGCCGGTGCACCGGCGGATCCTGTACCAGATGCACGAGATGGGACTGCGGCCCGAGCGCTCGTTCGTCAAGTGCGCGCGCGTCGTCGGCGAGGTGATGGGCAAGCTCCACCCGCACGGTGACAGCGCCATCTACGACGCGCTGGTCCGCATGGCGCAGCCGTTCTCGATGCGGCTGCCGCTGGTGGACGGGCACGGCAACTTCGGCTCCCTGGGCAACGACGACCCGCCGGCGGCGATGCGCTACACCGAGTGCCGCTCGACTCCGGCGGCCGGCCTGATGGTGGAGTCGATCGACGAGGACACCGTCGACTTCGTGCCCAACTACGACGGCAGCGAGTCCGAGCCCGCCGTACTGCCGTCCGCCTACCCGAACCTGCTGGTCAACGGCGCTTCGGGCATCGCGGTCGGCATGGCCACCAACATGCCCCCGCACAATCTGGGCGAGGTGATCGCCGCCGCCCGGCACCTGATCAAGCACCCCGGCGCGGACCTGGAGACGCTGATGCGCTTCGTGCCGGGTCCCGACCTGCCCACCGGCGGTCGGATCGTCGGTCTGGAGGGCATCAGGGACGCCTACGCCAAGGGTCGCGGCACCTTCAAGGTCCGCGCCACGGTCTCCGTGGAGAACGTGACCGCGCGACGCAAGGGCCTGGTCGTCACCGAACTGCCCTTCAACGTCGGCCCGGAGAAGGTCATCTCCAAGATCAAGGACCTGGTCAACGGCAAGAAGGTGCAGGGCATCGCCGACGTCAAGGACCTCACCGACCGCGAGCACGGGCTGCGCCTGGTCGTCGAGATCAAGAACGGCTTCAACCCCGAGGCCGTGCTGGAGCAGCTCTACAAGCTGACGCCGATGGAGGAGTCCTTCGGCATCAACAACGTGGCCCTGGTCGACGGACAGCCCCTGACGCTGGGCCTGAAGGAGCTGCTGGAGGTCTACGTCGACCACCGCTTCGAGGTGGTCCGGCGGCGCAGCGAGTTCCGGCGCGGCAAGCGGCGGGACAGGCTGCACCTGGTCGAGGGCCTGTTGGTGGCGCTGATCGACATCGACGAGGTCATCCGCATCATTCGGTCCAGCGAGAACGCCGCGCAGGCCAAGGAGCGGCTGATCGAGCGCTTCGGGCTCTCCGAGATCCAGACGCAGTACATCCTCGACACACCGCTGCGCCGGTTGACGAAGTTCGACCGCCTGGAGCTGGAGGAGGAGCGCGACCGGCTCAAGGCCGAGATCGAGGAGCTGACGCGCATCCTGGAGTCCGACGCCGAGCTGCGGAAGCTGGTCTCCTCCGAACTGGCCGTCGTCGCCAAGAAGTACGGCACCCCGCGCCGCACCCGGTTGCTGTCCTCGGCGGACGTTCCGGTGGCGGCCGTACCGCTCCAGGTCGCGGACGACCCGTGCCGGGTGCTGCTGTCCTCCACGGGGCTGCTGGCCCGCACCGCGAGCGGCGATCCGGTCTTCGACGCCGACGCCAAGCGCCGCAAGCACGACGTGGTCGTCTCGGCCGTTCCGGCCACGGCGCGGGGCGAGGTGGGAGCGGTGACCTCCGCGGGGCGTCTGCTGCGGTTGTCCGTCATCGACCTGCCGCAGCTGCCGGAGAACTCCCCGCCGAACCTGGCGGGCGGCGCGCGGTACACGGAGTTCCTCTCCCTGCGGGAGGGCGAGGAACTGCTCTGCCTGGCCACTTTGGACGAGTCGTCGCCGGGGCTGGCGCTCGGCACCGAACAGGGCGTGGTCAAACGGGTGACGCCCGACTACCCGGCCAACAAGGACGAGTTGGAGGTCATCACCCTCAAGGAGGGCGACCGGATCGTGGGGGCGGTGGAGCTGCGCACCGGCGAGGAGGACCTGGTCTTCGTCACCGACGAGGCCCAGTTGTTGCGCTTCCCGGCCGGGCAGGTGAGGCCGCAGGGCCGCCCGGCGGGCGGCGTGGCGGGCGTCAAACTCGGCCAGGGCGCGAAGGTGATCTCCTTCACCGCCGTCGACCCGGCCTCCGACGCCGCGGTGTTCACCGTCGCGGGCTCGCGCGGCACGCTGGTGGACGCACCGGGCACGGCCAAACTGACACCGTTCGACCAGTATCCGCGCAAGGGCCGGGCCACGGGCGGGGTCCGCTGCCAGCGCTTCCTCAAGGGCGAGGACTGTCTCGTCTTCGCCTGGGCGGGCGCCGCCCCCGCCCGCGCGGCGGACGCCAAGGGCTCGCCGGTCGAGTTGCCGGAGCCCGATCCGCGCCGTGACGGCTCGGGGACTCCGCTGGCCAAGCCCGTCTCGGTGGTCGCCGGGCCGGTGTGA
- a CDS encoding M16 family metallopeptidase: protein MAHTASPPPTAGGLTATEHRLTNGLRVVLSEDHQTPVAAVCLWYDVGSRHEVEGRTGLAHLFEHLMFQGSAQVKGNGHFELVQGAGGSLNGTTSFERTNYFETMPAHQLELALWLEADRMGSLLAALDEESMENQRDVVKNERRQRYDNVPYGTAFERLTAMVYPEGHPYHHTPIGSMADLDAATLEDARDFFRTYYAPNNAVLAVVGDIDPERTLAWIERYFGSIPSHDGKRPPRDGTLPDVIGEEIRQTLHEEVPSRALMAAYRLPHDGTREADAADLALTVLGGGESSRLHNRLVRRDRTAVTAGFGMLRLAGAPSMGWLDVKTSGDAEIAAIETAVDEELARFAAEGPTPEEMERAQALLEREWLDRLATVGGRADELCRYAVLFGDPQLALTAVERVLQVTADEVREVAAARLRPDNRAVLVYEPTQGTAPDTAAEMADGATVSDTAAHDDQEAAQ from the coding sequence ATGGCTCACACGGCCTCGCCCCCGCCCACCGCGGGTGGCCTGACAGCGACCGAACACCGCCTGACCAACGGCCTGCGCGTGGTGCTCTCCGAGGACCACCAGACGCCGGTGGCCGCGGTGTGCCTGTGGTACGACGTCGGATCGCGCCACGAGGTCGAGGGTCGGACCGGGCTGGCGCACCTCTTCGAGCACCTGATGTTCCAGGGGTCGGCCCAGGTGAAGGGGAACGGCCACTTCGAACTGGTGCAGGGCGCCGGGGGCTCGCTCAACGGCACCACCAGCTTCGAGCGCACCAACTACTTCGAGACGATGCCCGCCCACCAGCTGGAACTGGCGCTGTGGCTGGAGGCCGACCGCATGGGGTCGCTGCTGGCCGCCCTGGACGAGGAGTCCATGGAGAACCAGCGCGACGTGGTGAAGAACGAGCGCCGCCAGCGGTACGACAACGTGCCCTACGGAACGGCCTTCGAGCGGCTGACGGCGATGGTCTACCCCGAGGGGCACCCGTACCACCACACCCCGATCGGCTCCATGGCGGACCTGGACGCGGCCACCCTGGAGGACGCCCGGGACTTCTTCCGCACCTACTACGCGCCGAACAACGCCGTGCTGGCGGTGGTCGGCGACATCGACCCCGAACGGACGCTCGCCTGGATCGAGCGGTACTTCGGATCCATCCCCTCCCACGACGGCAAGCGGCCGCCGCGCGACGGCACCCTGCCGGACGTCATCGGCGAGGAGATCAGGCAGACCCTCCACGAGGAGGTGCCCTCCCGCGCCCTGATGGCCGCCTACCGGCTGCCGCACGACGGCACCCGCGAGGCCGACGCCGCCGACCTGGCGCTGACGGTGCTCGGCGGTGGCGAGTCCTCCCGCCTCCACAACCGGCTGGTCCGCCGTGACCGCACCGCCGTCACCGCCGGCTTCGGCATGTTGCGGCTGGCGGGCGCGCCCTCGATGGGCTGGCTGGACGTGAAGACCTCCGGCGACGCGGAGATCGCCGCCATCGAGACCGCCGTCGACGAGGAGTTGGCCCGCTTCGCCGCCGAGGGGCCCACCCCCGAGGAGATGGAGCGCGCCCAGGCCCTGCTGGAGCGCGAGTGGCTGGACCGGCTGGCCACGGTCGGTGGTCGCGCCGACGAGCTGTGCCGTTACGCCGTGCTCTTCGGCGACCCCCAGCTCGCCCTGACCGCCGTGGAGCGGGTGCTCCAGGTCACCGCCGACGAGGTGCGCGAGGTGGCCGCCGCCCGCCTGCGCCCCGACAACCGCGCGGTGCTGGTCTACGAGCCCACGCAGGGGACCGCGCCGGACACCGCGGCCGAGATGGCCGACGGTGCCACCGTCTCCGACACCGCCGCCCACGACGATCAGGAGGCCGCTCAGTGA
- a CDS encoding CobW family GTP-binding protein: protein MATKRIPVLVLAGFLGAGKTTLLNHLLAHSGGTRIGVVVNDFGSIEIDAMTVAGQVDSMVSLGNGCLCCAVDTGDLDEMLGRLARPSAGIDVIVVEASGLAEPATLVRMILAGEEENVVYGGLVEVVDAAEFEATRARHPEIDRHLGIADLVVLNKADRVGDAERAALTDELRRLCRGAPVVPAVHGRVDPELLFDRQERRDDGNGFRQLSLEDVWAEVREAEHGRGDGGHDGHPHTAYQSVEFTTDEPMDPRRLMDFLDGRPDGLYRIKGFVHFGVPGHRERFGVHAVGRFLRFDPGPWGPGEPRLTRLVLIGSGIDAEAVRKELASCTAAGAPEDAGPDSMWGVLRYVWSSGDVGDTAWDPLP, encoded by the coding sequence GGTGTGGTCGTCAACGACTTCGGCAGCATCGAGATCGACGCCATGACGGTGGCCGGACAGGTCGACTCGATGGTCTCCCTGGGCAACGGCTGCCTGTGCTGTGCCGTGGACACCGGCGACCTGGACGAGATGCTGGGCAGGTTGGCGCGGCCGTCGGCGGGTATCGACGTCATCGTGGTGGAGGCCAGCGGCCTGGCCGAACCGGCGACCCTGGTGAGGATGATCCTCGCCGGCGAGGAGGAGAACGTCGTCTACGGCGGGCTGGTGGAGGTCGTCGACGCCGCCGAGTTCGAGGCCACCCGGGCCAGGCACCCGGAGATCGACCGCCATCTGGGGATCGCCGACCTGGTGGTGCTCAACAAGGCGGACCGGGTCGGCGACGCCGAGCGGGCCGCGCTGACGGACGAACTGCGGCGGCTGTGCCGGGGCGCCCCCGTCGTCCCCGCCGTCCACGGGCGCGTCGATCCCGAGCTGCTGTTCGACCGGCAGGAGCGGAGGGACGACGGGAACGGCTTCCGGCAGCTCTCCCTCGAGGACGTGTGGGCCGAGGTGCGGGAGGCCGAACACGGCCGCGGCGACGGCGGGCACGACGGACATCCGCACACCGCTTACCAGAGCGTGGAGTTCACCACGGACGAGCCCATGGACCCGCGGCGGCTCATGGACTTCCTCGACGGCAGGCCCGACGGCCTGTACCGGATCAAGGGCTTCGTGCACTTCGGGGTGCCCGGCCACCGGGAGAGGTTCGGGGTACACGCCGTCGGCCGCTTCCTGCGCTTCGACCCCGGTCCGTGGGGGCCCGGGGAGCCGCGCCTGACCCGGCTGGTGCTGATCGGTTCCGGCATCGACGCGGAGGCCGTGCGGAAGGAACTGGCGTCCTGCACGGCGGCCGGCGCGCCCGAGGACGCCGGCCCCGACAGCATGTGGGGAGTCCTGCGCTACGTGTGGAGCAGCGGGGACGTCGGTGACACGGCCTGGGACCCCCTTCCGTGA
- a CDS encoding HPr family phosphocarrier protein yields MTERRVTVGWPEGLHARPAAIFVRAVTASGLPVTVGRPDGDPVNAASMLSVLGLGVAGGDEIVLASDAEGAEEALERLAKLVSEGLDELPGSV; encoded by the coding sequence ATGACCGAGCGCCGCGTCACCGTCGGCTGGCCCGAGGGCCTGCACGCCCGTCCCGCCGCGATCTTCGTCCGTGCCGTGACCGCCTCCGGCCTCCCCGTCACCGTGGGCCGGCCCGACGGCGACCCGGTGAACGCCGCGTCGATGCTGTCGGTGCTGGGGCTGGGCGTGGCGGGCGGCGACGAGATCGTGCTGGCCTCGGACGCGGAAGGCGCGGAGGAGGCCCTGGAGCGGCTGGCGAAGCTGGTCTCCGAGGGGCTCGACGAACTCCCCGGCTCCGTCTGA